A region from the Natronincola ferrireducens genome encodes:
- a CDS encoding DUF6429 family protein — protein sequence MNKTNPEKAIKELTIMLMYLTRFNEGDRFGSNFDMAWKGYDFDIINELDEEDYIRQGSHRSKSVAITEEGIKLAKELLHKYNVLDWK from the coding sequence ATGAATAAGACTAACCCGGAGAAAGCAATTAAAGAATTGACTATAATGCTTATGTATTTAACACGATTTAATGAAGGAGATCGTTTTGGCTCGAATTTTGATATGGCTTGGAAGGGATATGATTTTGATATTATTAATGAACTGGATGAGGAAGATTATATCCGACAGGGTAGCCATCGATCTAAGTCTGTAGCAATTACTGAAGAGGGGATAAAATTAGCAAAGGAACTATTACATAAATACAACGTATTGGATTGGAAGTAG
- a CDS encoding virulence RhuM family protein, which yields MNKSNNKLQIRNSTAEFLIFTSQTEENSIEVMIVDENVWLTQDMIATLYGKGRSTITEHLKNVFVDGELDEKSACRKFRRTGADGKVYNTKFYNLEAVIAVGFRTNSERAIVFRQWATSVLKDFSIRGYVIDKERLKNGAFLNEEYFDHLLEEIREIRASERKFYQKITDIYATAMDYSPDALTTKTFFKTVQNKLHFAIHGKTAAELIVDRANAEKKNMGLTTWRNAPKGKVLKSDVSIAKNYLTLEEVDSLNRIVTMYLDYAENQAKRRIPMTMEDWASRLNAFLQFNEYEILNNSGKVTAEIAKAFAESEFEKYRIVQDRLFESDFDRLLKESEVEE from the coding sequence ATGAATAAAAGTAATAATAAACTTCAAATAAGAAACAGTACAGCAGAATTTTTAATTTTTACATCACAAACAGAGGAAAATTCTATTGAAGTCATGATTGTAGATGAAAACGTATGGTTAACTCAAGACATGATTGCGACACTTTACGGGAAAGGGCGCTCTACCATCACAGAGCATTTAAAAAATGTCTTTGTAGACGGCGAATTAGATGAAAAATCAGCATGTCGGAAATTCCGACGAACTGGTGCTGATGGAAAAGTGTATAACACTAAATTTTATAATTTAGAAGCAGTGATTGCAGTGGGTTTTAGAACAAATTCTGAGCGAGCTATAGTTTTTCGTCAGTGGGCAACTTCAGTATTGAAGGATTTTTCTATCAGAGGCTATGTTATTGATAAAGAAAGGCTAAAAAATGGAGCATTTCTAAATGAAGAGTATTTTGATCATTTGCTAGAAGAAATTAGAGAAATTAGAGCTAGTGAAAGAAAATTTTATCAAAAAATAACAGATATTTATGCTACTGCTATGGATTATTCTCCTGATGCTTTGACAACGAAAACATTTTTTAAAACTGTCCAAAATAAATTACATTTTGCAATCCATGGTAAAACAGCTGCAGAGCTTATAGTAGACAGAGCGAATGCAGAGAAAAAAAACATGGGATTAACAACCTGGAGAAATGCTCCTAAGGGAAAAGTTCTTAAAAGTGATGTATCAATAGCTAAGAATTATTTAACTCTCGAGGAAGTGGACTCCCTTAATAGAATAGTTACCATGTACCTTGATTATGCTGAAAATCAAGCAAAAAGAAGAATTCCAATGACGATGGAGGATTGGGCAAGCAGGCTCAATGCTTTCTTGCAATTCAATGAATATGAAATATTAAATAACTCAGGAAAAGTCACGGCAGAAATAGCAAAAGCCTTTGCCGAAAGTGAATTTGAGAAATATAGGATTGTTCAAGATAGGCTGTTTGAGAGTGACTTTGATAGGTTGTTAAAGGAAAGTGAAGTTGAAGAATAG
- a CDS encoding ParB N-terminal domain-containing protein gives MNKCRKLKLMKNYVPCKAVENEEIFRNGIFNFNISRILEDIIKRELDVEREDINTADWYRIHFHGLIDETHLLSVDITKPVIQAEIIPGRYEIIDGNHRLEKAYRNNIETVNSYKLRRATC, from the coding sequence ATGAATAAATGCAGAAAACTTAAGCTTATGAAGAATTATGTACCGTGTAAGGCCGTTGAAAACGAAGAAATTTTTCGCAATGGCATCTTCAATTTCAATATTTCAAGAATCCTTGAAGATATTATCAAGAGAGAGTTAGATGTTGAAAGGGAGGATATAAATACTGCTGATTGGTATAGAATACACTTTCATGGTTTAATTGACGAAACTCATTTACTGTCGGTTGATATAACAAAGCCAGTAATTCAAGCAGAAATTATACCAGGCAGATATGAAATAATTGATGGTAACCATAGGTTAGAGAAAGCATATAGAAATAACATAGAGACTGTAAATTCATATAAGCTTAGGAGAGCAACTTGTTAG